The following are from one region of the Cloacibacterium normanense genome:
- a CDS encoding SusF/SusE family outer membrane protein, with the protein MKTINHIKNWKKSIFWIIPMLLLGIIACREELNQENFETSELSVKTSEITKLLPNMYNSKFTFSWTAGNNQGTNSAITYKLELDKKENNFSNPQTFEIGKNIYSYDLLIGDLNSLLINKFGANPDKSIIMQVRITATFGDTSVEPQTAITDFTLTPFKPFTNTLYIVGDATPNGWDITKATALTRSSSNPAEFTYYGQLKQGNFKFAVNQNSCWCQDFYNKDANDDTKIIYNEGGNGVDLQWTIDNASLYKITVNLITQSIKIEKMSGPQFNDIWIVGDASPSGWDVNNPVAFKQDLTNPFIFTLECSLNEGNFKLLTGTKGDWCGEWYRPLVDNQDLSATGVEQNSGCTNDNKWKVTSASAGRYKITLNTASNSIKFEPVNIYLIGDATPNGWNMGSLTPMQKNGSVYTWTGQLNPGEFKFTKFNSNWCDGTEIIAETANQTIANTAFKLRDNCQGDDNKWKVSASGTYTITLNLDTNSLEIK; encoded by the coding sequence ATGAAAACAATCAATCATATAAAAAACTGGAAAAAATCAATTTTTTGGATTATTCCTATGTTGTTGTTGGGTATTATAGCATGTAGAGAAGAACTTAATCAAGAAAATTTTGAAACAAGTGAACTATCTGTAAAAACCTCAGAAATAACAAAACTTTTGCCCAATATGTACAATTCTAAATTTACATTTAGCTGGACTGCAGGCAATAATCAAGGAACTAACTCTGCCATTACATATAAACTTGAGTTAGATAAAAAAGAAAATAATTTTTCAAATCCTCAAACTTTTGAAATTGGCAAAAATATTTATTCTTATGATCTTCTTATAGGTGATCTTAATTCATTATTGATAAATAAATTTGGCGCAAATCCAGATAAATCTATTATAATGCAGGTTAGAATTACAGCTACTTTCGGAGATACTTCTGTAGAACCGCAGACTGCTATTACAGATTTTACACTTACTCCTTTTAAACCTTTTACAAATACTTTATATATAGTGGGTGATGCAACTCCAAATGGTTGGGATATCACCAAAGCAACAGCACTTACGAGGAGTTCTAGTAATCCTGCGGAATTTACCTACTACGGACAACTAAAGCAAGGGAATTTTAAATTTGCAGTAAATCAAAATAGCTGTTGGTGTCAAGATTTTTATAATAAAGATGCAAATGATGATACCAAAATAATTTACAATGAAGGCGGAAATGGGGTAGATTTACAATGGACAATTGATAATGCGAGTTTATATAAAATTACAGTAAATCTAATTACACAAAGCATTAAAATTGAAAAAATGAGTGGTCCCCAGTTTAATGATATTTGGATTGTAGGTGATGCATCCCCAAGCGGATGGGATGTTAATAATCCAGTTGCTTTCAAACAAGATCTTACAAACCCTTTTATTTTTACTTTAGAATGTAGCCTTAATGAAGGAAATTTTAAACTTTTGACTGGTACAAAAGGTGATTGGTGTGGTGAATGGTATCGTCCTTTGGTAGATAATCAGGATTTATCTGCTACAGGTGTAGAGCAAAACTCAGGCTGTACAAATGATAACAAATGGAAAGTTACATCAGCAAGTGCAGGCAGATATAAAATAACGCTTAATACTGCTAGTAATAGTATAAAATTTGAGCCTGTAAATATCTATTTGATTGGTGATGCTACTCCTAACGGCTGGAATATGGGAAGTCTTACTCCTATGCAGAAAAATGGTAGCGTTTATACTTGGACAGGTCAACTCAATCCTGGAGAATTTAAGTTTACTAAATTCAATTCCAATTGGTGTGATGGAACTGAGATAATAGCCGAAACAGCTAATCAGACTATTGCAAATACAGCTTTTAAATTAAGAGATAATTGTCAAGGAGATGATAATAAATGGAAAGTTTCAGCTTCTGGTACCTATACTATAACCTTAAATTTAGATACTAATTCGCTTGAAATTAAGTAG
- a CDS encoding glycoside hydrolase family 97 protein translates to MKKLLLLIAISFTSLVFAQKLQSPNGKFVMNFSVQSGGYPSYQLNYKGKEIVKPSKLGFVLTTKDAQANDPRNFLNNNFEVVGSKTASFDETWKPVWGEEKSIRNHYNEILISLKQKGTDRLVDVRFRLFDDGLGFRYEFPQQKNLVYFTIKEEKTQFAMTGDHTAYWIPGDYDTQEYNYTTSKLSEIRGLMDKAYQKGNASQTSFSPTGVQTSLMIKTVDGIYINIHEAALIDYSCMHLNLDDKNMVFESWLTPDSHGDKGKMQAPRHTPWRTIIVSDDARKILASRMTYNLNDPSKITDTSWIKPTKYVGVWWEMISGKSSWAYTDEFPSVQLGITDYAKAKPNGKHGANNSNVRRYIDFAAKNGFDAVLVEGWNTGWEDWFGNDKDYVFDFVTPYPDFDIAALNTYAHSKGVKLIMHHETSGSIRNYERHMDAAYKLMNKYGYDAVKSGYVGNILPIGETHYSQWTNNHYQYAIEKAADYKIMVNAHEAVRPTGIARTYPNLIGNEAARGTEYQAFGGDRNNPNHVTILPFTRLIGGPMDYTPGIFQMDVTNGSHVNATIANQLALYVTMYSPLQMAADFPENYEKFADAFQFIKDVAVDWDESKYLEAEPGQYITVARKAKGSDKWFVGNVAGYTPFTSKISLDFLDAGKQYIATIYSDAKDADYLKNTQAYNIRKVVVTKKSKLEQVSVAGGGYAISIIPVLNKNETKGLLKL, encoded by the coding sequence ATGAAGAAGTTATTACTGCTAATTGCAATAAGTTTTACAAGCCTTGTTTTTGCTCAGAAACTACAGTCGCCAAACGGAAAATTCGTTATGAATTTTTCTGTTCAGAGTGGTGGCTATCCGTCCTATCAGTTAAATTATAAAGGAAAAGAGATTGTAAAACCCAGCAAACTTGGATTTGTGTTGACGACCAAAGATGCTCAGGCCAACGATCCCCGAAATTTTTTAAATAATAATTTTGAAGTTGTTGGCTCAAAAACAGCCTCTTTTGATGAAACCTGGAAGCCGGTTTGGGGCGAGGAAAAAAGCATCAGAAACCATTATAACGAGATTTTAATCAGTCTAAAGCAAAAAGGGACAGACCGCTTAGTGGATGTTCGTTTCCGTTTGTTTGATGACGGTTTGGGATTCCGTTATGAGTTTCCACAACAGAAAAATCTGGTTTATTTTACCATTAAAGAAGAAAAAACCCAGTTTGCAATGACAGGAGACCATACTGCCTATTGGATTCCAGGAGATTATGATACTCAGGAATACAATTATACAACATCCAAACTCTCCGAAATCCGAGGACTAATGGATAAAGCTTATCAAAAGGGGAATGCTTCTCAAACCTCATTTTCGCCAACTGGTGTTCAGACTTCATTGATGATAAAAACTGTGGATGGAATCTACATCAATATCCACGAGGCGGCTTTGATTGATTATTCTTGTATGCATTTGAATCTAGATGATAAAAATATGGTTTTCGAATCCTGGTTGACACCTGATTCTCACGGCGACAAAGGTAAAATGCAAGCGCCACGCCACACACCTTGGAGAACGATTATCGTGAGCGATGATGCCCGTAAGATCTTAGCATCTAGAATGACTTATAACCTGAATGACCCTAGCAAAATCACCGATACATCGTGGATTAAGCCAACCAAATATGTTGGAGTTTGGTGGGAAATGATTTCCGGCAAAAGCAGTTGGGCTTATACCGATGAGTTTCCCTCTGTACAATTAGGAATCACCGATTATGCCAAAGCTAAACCAAATGGAAAACACGGTGCTAATAACTCTAATGTGAGACGATATATTGATTTCGCTGCGAAAAACGGATTCGATGCTGTTTTGGTAGAGGGCTGGAATACTGGCTGGGAAGATTGGTTTGGGAACGATAAAGATTATGTTTTTGATTTCGTAACACCTTATCCAGACTTTGATATTGCTGCACTTAATACTTATGCCCATTCAAAAGGGGTAAAGCTCATTATGCATCACGAGACTTCTGGATCTATCAGAAACTACGAACGCCATATGGATGCAGCTTACAAACTGATGAACAAATACGGTTATGATGCCGTAAAAAGTGGTTATGTAGGGAACATTCTGCCGATTGGTGAAACGCATTACAGCCAATGGACTAATAATCATTATCAATATGCGATTGAAAAAGCAGCAGACTATAAAATTATGGTCAATGCTCACGAAGCTGTTCGCCCAACAGGTATAGCGAGAACGTATCCAAATCTTATCGGGAACGAAGCTGCAAGAGGAACAGAATATCAGGCTTTTGGTGGTGACAGAAACAACCCGAACCACGTAACAATCTTGCCTTTTACCAGATTAATTGGTGGACCTATGGACTACACACCCGGGATTTTCCAGATGGATGTTACCAATGGTTCCCACGTTAATGCGACTATCGCCAACCAATTGGCATTATATGTAACGATGTACAGCCCATTACAAATGGCAGCGGATTTCCCTGAAAATTACGAGAAGTTTGCGGACGCTTTCCAATTTATCAAAGATGTGGCGGTAGATTGGGATGAGAGCAAATACTTGGAAGCAGAACCAGGACAATACATTACCGTTGCCAGAAAAGCTAAAGGTTCTGACAAATGGTTTGTAGGAAATGTAGCCGGTTATACCCCATTTACATCAAAAATTTCTCTGGATTTCTTAGATGCCGGTAAACAATATATCGCAACCATTTATTCTGATGCAAAAGATGCGGATTACCTGAAAAATACGCAGGCTTATAACATCCGCAAAGTGGTGGTTACTAAAAAATCAAAATTGGAGCAGGTATCTGTTGCTGGTGGTGGTTATGCCATAAGTATAATACCTGTATTGAATAAGAATGAAACTAAAGGATTATTAAAATTATAA
- a CDS encoding RagB/SusD family nutrient uptake outer membrane protein yields the protein MKKIKIALYALLTLTMVNCSDDFLDKTQPDTINTGNYPKTGEELITLVNGAYQPLQRPKLYNMRMWTSDIFAGNSIVGAGGGDDGLETTQLSNFVTSTDNQGVLDLWRGPWPGILSSNIIIKTAPALNIDETIKNRCLGQAYFLRAHYYFILVRFFGDVPLVTEPQDVNGDLYPARAPKTEIYKLIISDLEKAIQFLPTKQQYGDSDKGRATKGAAIGALAKVYLTLGQWQKVVDLTTQLEGMGYALNTDYSDNFNINKENSVESLFEVQYASDGGYDFWSNENQASWTSTFMGPRGANFVAGGWGWNQPTQEFVNSYEAGDKRKEKTIFYEGCPNYDGKEYKANYSLTGYNVKKFLVPLSAFPSYDNSPLNFPIMRYSEVLLMKAEALNELGQTSLAIVPLNLVRGRAGLAAVTSGLSQTAFRDKVLHERRMELAFEGQRWFDLIRVNDGQYGLNFLHSIGKTNASTKHLLLPIPQIERDRNPNLTQNPGY from the coding sequence ATGAAAAAGATAAAAATTGCATTATATGCATTACTTACACTTACTATGGTAAATTGTAGTGATGATTTTCTAGATAAAACACAGCCAGATACTATTAATACAGGTAATTATCCTAAGACAGGAGAAGAACTTATCACTTTAGTTAATGGTGCTTATCAACCATTACAACGCCCGAAGCTTTATAACATGAGAATGTGGACCAGTGATATTTTTGCAGGCAACAGTATTGTAGGAGCTGGTGGTGGAGATGATGGGTTGGAAACTACACAACTTTCCAATTTTGTTACAAGTACAGATAATCAAGGTGTTTTAGACCTATGGAGAGGTCCTTGGCCAGGTATTCTTTCTTCAAATATAATTATTAAAACCGCACCTGCACTTAATATTGATGAAACCATTAAAAACAGATGTTTAGGTCAAGCCTATTTTTTGCGCGCTCATTATTACTTTATTCTAGTAAGGTTTTTTGGTGATGTTCCCTTGGTAACTGAACCACAAGACGTAAATGGAGATTTGTATCCAGCAAGAGCTCCTAAAACGGAAATTTATAAATTAATTATTTCAGATTTAGAAAAGGCAATTCAATTTTTGCCTACCAAACAGCAATATGGCGATAGTGATAAAGGCAGAGCTACTAAAGGTGCTGCTATTGGGGCATTAGCAAAAGTATATCTCACACTAGGGCAATGGCAAAAGGTAGTAGACCTTACAACACAGCTAGAAGGTATGGGATATGCATTAAATACAGACTATTCTGATAATTTCAATATAAATAAAGAAAACTCTGTAGAGTCTCTTTTCGAGGTACAATATGCTTCTGATGGTGGTTATGATTTTTGGAGTAACGAGAATCAAGCTTCTTGGACAAGTACCTTTATGGGACCACGCGGCGCTAATTTTGTCGCTGGAGGTTGGGGCTGGAATCAGCCTACCCAAGAATTTGTAAATAGTTATGAAGCAGGAGATAAGAGAAAAGAAAAAACTATTTTCTACGAAGGTTGCCCAAATTATGACGGCAAAGAATACAAAGCCAATTATTCTCTTACAGGATATAATGTTAAAAAATTTTTAGTGCCTTTATCAGCTTTTCCTTCATATGATAATAGTCCTCTTAATTTTCCAATTATGAGATATTCGGAAGTTTTATTGATGAAAGCAGAAGCTCTTAACGAACTAGGGCAAACTTCACTTGCAATCGTTCCATTGAATTTGGTGAGAGGAAGAGCTGGTTTAGCAGCTGTAACGTCAGGACTTTCACAAACTGCTTTTCGTGATAAAGTATTGCATGAAAGAAGAATGGAATTGGCATTTGAGGGACAAAGATGGTTTGATCTAATTCGTGTAAATGATGGTCAGTACGGATTGAATTTTCTTCACTCTATAGGAAAAACTAATGCATCAACTAAGCACCTTCTTCTTCCTATTCCTCAGATAGAAAGAGACAGAAACCCTAACCTTACTCAAAATCCTGGATATTAA
- a CDS encoding glycoside hydrolase family 31 protein produces the protein MLFATECTSYTKKGNQVTFNGKDGSKLSLTMNSNSVIKIWFDKSGKLTRTNPSFAVVNEKLENIGDIGVNEESSAYEIFTSKLRIRINKNPMQIQIFDKYQKLIYSDFKDQGHVSDAKGVKACKVLRSDEQFFGLGEKTGTLNRRGKNYKMWNSDRPCYSVTEDPIAKSIPFFMSSYRYGIFLDNTYKTEFKFGTESSDFYSFEAPDGAFVYYFIYGKDYKEIQQQYIALTGQPIMPPKWALGFAQSRGLYTKENQALEVAAEFRKRKIPIDIIYQDIGWTQNLQDFEWRKGNYTNPKAMLKKLKDNGFKMIVSQDPVVSQKDNKQWAEADKLGYFVKDVRTNKAYDMPWPWGGNCGVVDFTIPEVADWWGKYQQKPIDDGISGFWTDMGEPAWSNEEDTDRLNMKHRIGMHDEIHNIYGLTWDKVVKEQFEKRNPNQRIFQMTRSAYAGLQRYTFGWTNDSGSGSDVLDGWAQMENQVAVGISAGLGGIPFWTTDISGYCGDITDYPAMAELYTRWMQFGIFCPLSRAHHEGDNAVEPWMFGEVAEKNTKAAIELKYKLFPYLYTYSRKAHDTGLPITRGLFMEYPNDAEAAKIDNQFIFGEELLVAPVLKKGERVKRVYLPEGEWIDFNDKKTEYLGGEKLPYKAPLNTIPIFVKKGSIIPMMPIMQYIGEKRDYPVTFHIFPNYEDEKASFTLYEDEGENQDYLKGIFSLTYIVCTTVSSGFNIDISPEDKGFYQSDKRNFVLSILTDKKPTSVSINGNAATLVPLEKLNIDNDFSQQWSWDENGKKLLLKTPDQRKKINIKINN, from the coding sequence ATGCTATTTGCAACCGAATGTACATCTTATACCAAGAAAGGAAACCAGGTGACATTCAATGGCAAGGATGGTTCTAAACTTTCTTTGACAATGAATAGCAATTCTGTTATAAAAATATGGTTCGATAAATCAGGGAAATTAACTCGAACCAATCCTTCTTTTGCTGTGGTTAATGAGAAACTTGAAAATATTGGAGATATCGGTGTTAATGAAGAATCCTCAGCATACGAAATTTTTACCTCAAAACTTCGTATACGGATCAATAAAAATCCAATGCAGATTCAGATTTTTGATAAGTATCAGAAACTGATTTACAGCGATTTCAAAGACCAAGGGCACGTTTCCGATGCCAAAGGTGTAAAAGCCTGCAAGGTTCTTCGGAGTGATGAGCAGTTTTTCGGATTAGGTGAAAAAACTGGAACGCTTAACCGCAGAGGAAAAAATTACAAAATGTGGAATAGTGATCGCCCTTGTTATAGCGTTACCGAAGACCCGATTGCAAAGAGTATTCCGTTTTTTATGAGCAGTTACCGTTATGGAATTTTTCTGGATAATACTTATAAAACTGAATTCAAGTTTGGAACTGAATCGTCAGATTTTTACTCATTCGAAGCTCCAGATGGCGCATTTGTCTATTATTTTATTTATGGAAAAGATTACAAAGAGATTCAGCAACAATACATTGCACTGACTGGGCAGCCGATTATGCCTCCAAAATGGGCTTTGGGTTTTGCACAAAGTCGCGGACTTTATACAAAAGAGAATCAGGCATTAGAAGTTGCGGCAGAATTTCGTAAAAGAAAAATCCCGATTGATATTATTTATCAGGACATCGGTTGGACTCAAAACCTTCAAGATTTTGAATGGAGAAAAGGCAATTATACCAATCCAAAAGCAATGCTCAAAAAACTGAAGGATAATGGTTTTAAAATGATTGTTTCTCAAGATCCTGTTGTTTCTCAGAAGGATAATAAACAGTGGGCAGAAGCTGATAAGCTAGGGTATTTTGTGAAAGATGTCCGTACCAACAAGGCTTACGATATGCCGTGGCCGTGGGGCGGGAATTGTGGAGTAGTAGATTTTACCATTCCCGAAGTTGCCGACTGGTGGGGGAAATATCAACAAAAACCTATTGATGATGGAATCAGCGGTTTCTGGACAGATATGGGAGAACCAGCGTGGAGCAACGAAGAAGATACTGACCGCCTGAATATGAAACACCGCATCGGGATGCACGATGAAATTCACAATATTTATGGTTTGACCTGGGACAAAGTGGTAAAAGAGCAGTTTGAAAAAAGAAATCCCAATCAGCGTATTTTTCAGATGACACGTTCAGCTTATGCCGGATTGCAGCGTTATACATTTGGCTGGACTAATGATAGCGGAAGCGGAAGTGATGTTCTGGATGGCTGGGCGCAAATGGAAAATCAGGTTGCCGTTGGTATTTCCGCAGGTTTGGGAGGAATCCCGTTCTGGACAACCGATATTTCTGGCTATTGTGGTGATATAACAGATTATCCTGCAATGGCAGAACTCTATACAAGATGGATGCAGTTTGGTATATTTTGTCCATTAAGTAGAGCACATCATGAAGGAGATAATGCCGTAGAACCTTGGATGTTTGGCGAAGTGGCAGAGAAAAATACTAAAGCAGCGATAGAATTGAAATACAAGTTGTTCCCATATCTTTATACCTATTCCAGAAAGGCACACGACACCGGATTGCCAATTACCAGAGGCCTTTTTATGGAATATCCTAACGATGCGGAAGCAGCAAAAATCGATAATCAGTTTATTTTTGGGGAAGAATTATTAGTGGCTCCTGTTCTCAAAAAAGGCGAACGTGTAAAACGAGTTTACCTTCCTGAAGGTGAATGGATCGATTTTAACGATAAAAAAACCGAATATCTGGGTGGCGAAAAATTGCCTTACAAAGCACCGCTCAATACCATTCCGATTTTTGTGAAAAAAGGATCGATTATTCCGATGATGCCCATTATGCAATATATTGGCGAGAAGAGAGATTATCCTGTAACATTCCATATTTTTCCCAATTATGAAGATGAAAAAGCAAGTTTCACATTGTATGAAGATGAGGGCGAAAATCAGGATTATCTCAAAGGTATTTTTTCATTAACATACATCGTTTGTACCACCGTCTCCAGTGGTTTTAATATCGATATTTCACCTGAGGATAAAGGTTTTTATCAATCTGATAAAAGAAATTTTGTACTTAGCATCCTAACGGATAAAAAACCAACTTCGGTTTCCATCAACGGAAATGCGGCAACATTGGTTCCGTTAGAAAAATTAAATATCGATAATGATTTCTCACAACAATGGAGCTGGGATGAAAACGGAAAAAAATTGCTATTGAAAACACCGGATCAAAGAAAGAAAATAAATATTAAAATAAATAATTAA
- a CDS encoding SusC/RagA family TonB-linked outer membrane protein: MKLNYLSSTIAIAALYLSGSLYAQKSDTLKEKTIEEVVVIGYGKAKAKDLTGSVSLINLNKTGNQPVADIGQAIQGRASGVTVINSGEPGSNVTFRIRGTGTIQNNNPLIVVDGMPLNGGLNQINMSDVESINILKDASSTAIYGSRGANGVVMITTKRGAKGGILNFDTFTGVQSVSNMIKVLDASQYAQLNNEMLANGGLTPNPEFANPSSLGAGTNWLGALFNPSILSSYSLSYGDRSEKSNLYVSTSYFNQKGVVLNTNYDRYIVQINGDTKLKSFLKVGNSVKLQHDIKKNGSYDIKGTILSLPTRPIYDANGNWAGPGSNPLLYGDIDNPIGKATIVENSTKGYNIQGNIYAEAEIIKDLKFKSLGGIETNIWYNRTWSPKYSWGVKSQENSYLFEGSNRSITLLWDNTLTYDKTIGKHHINAVVGSSAQNNKYNYLSASVQKFASDNTQQIDNGILQPVQHGNASEWAIMSYLGRVNYNFANKYYVTATIRRDGSSRFGMDNRWGWFPSAALAWRISNENFLKNSNVINNLKLRLGYGITGNQEIGNYSFSSSYNTYLYNFNNSYVSAVLPTVLPNPNVKWEGQEQYNAGFDLDLFNNRISLIVDGYVKNTNDMLVPMSVPVTSGYSDVYVPSINAGKIQNKGFEVTLSTKNIIKNDFKWSSDAVFSYNKNNVVNINSDTPIITASGGFNSAIGLIKEGYPVNVFYGYITDGIFQNQDEVDRHAVQMPGSNSATSTAPGDIRFKDLNNDGVINDKDRTVIGNPNPKFTFSLNNTFNYKNFDLTIFLQGSYGNDIFNANRMYTEAMSIIQNQSTAVLGRWTGEGTSNNIPRAIYGDPNQNSRVSDRYIEDGSYLKIKNINLSYTLPKAVFGQNFNSVKIFVSAQNLVTWTKYSGFDPEVPVNGIDNGTYPITRTVSLGLNIGF; this comes from the coding sequence ATGAAACTAAACTATTTGAGTAGTACAATTGCAATTGCTGCTTTATATCTTTCTGGAAGCCTATATGCACAGAAATCTGATACATTGAAAGAAAAGACAATAGAAGAGGTAGTAGTAATTGGCTATGGAAAAGCAAAAGCAAAAGATTTAACAGGATCAGTTTCTTTAATTAATCTTAACAAAACAGGGAATCAACCAGTTGCCGATATTGGGCAAGCAATTCAAGGACGTGCATCAGGGGTAACTGTTATTAACTCAGGAGAACCTGGTAGTAACGTTACTTTCCGAATTCGTGGAACTGGAACTATACAGAATAACAATCCATTGATTGTGGTAGATGGGATGCCTTTAAATGGAGGCCTTAATCAGATTAATATGAGTGATGTAGAATCTATTAACATTCTTAAAGACGCTTCTTCTACCGCAATTTATGGTTCTAGAGGTGCTAATGGTGTTGTAATGATTACTACCAAAAGAGGTGCGAAAGGTGGTATTCTTAATTTTGATACTTTTACTGGAGTTCAGAGTGTGAGTAATATGATTAAGGTTTTGGATGCTTCGCAGTATGCACAACTTAATAATGAAATGCTTGCAAATGGCGGTTTGACGCCAAATCCTGAGTTTGCAAATCCATCTTCTCTAGGTGCTGGTACCAATTGGTTAGGAGCACTTTTTAATCCATCTATTCTTTCTAGTTATTCACTTTCTTATGGTGATAGGTCAGAGAAAAGTAATCTATATGTTTCTACTAGTTATTTTAATCAGAAGGGTGTTGTTCTTAATACCAATTATGACCGTTATATTGTTCAGATAAACGGGGATACAAAGCTAAAATCTTTCCTTAAGGTAGGAAATAGTGTAAAATTACAACACGATATTAAGAAAAATGGCTCTTATGACATCAAAGGAACTATTCTTTCTCTTCCTACAAGACCAATTTATGATGCTAATGGTAATTGGGCAGGACCAGGAAGTAATCCATTATTGTACGGAGATATAGATAATCCTATTGGTAAGGCTACAATTGTTGAAAACTCTACCAAAGGTTATAATATCCAAGGAAATATTTATGCAGAAGCAGAAATTATTAAGGATTTAAAATTCAAATCCTTAGGCGGTATTGAAACCAATATTTGGTATAATAGGACTTGGTCTCCTAAATACAGTTGGGGAGTAAAATCCCAAGAAAATTCTTATTTATTTGAAGGTTCTAATAGAAGTATAACTTTGCTTTGGGACAATACTCTTACTTATGACAAGACAATTGGTAAGCATCACATCAATGCGGTAGTTGGAAGCAGTGCGCAAAATAATAAATACAATTATTTGAGTGCATCGGTTCAAAAATTTGCTAGCGATAATACACAGCAAATTGATAATGGTATTTTACAACCTGTACAACACGGGAATGCTTCAGAATGGGCAATTATGTCATACTTGGGACGTGTGAACTATAATTTTGCAAATAAATACTATGTAACGGCTACTATACGTAGAGATGGATCTTCTAGATTCGGGATGGATAATAGATGGGGTTGGTTTCCTTCTGCTGCTTTGGCTTGGAGAATTTCTAATGAAAATTTCTTAAAAAATTCTAATGTAATTAATAATCTAAAACTAAGGCTAGGTTATGGTATTACAGGAAATCAAGAGATCGGTAACTATTCTTTTTCTTCTTCTTATAATACCTATCTGTACAATTTTAATAATTCTTATGTAAGTGCTGTTTTACCCACTGTTTTACCAAACCCAAATGTTAAGTGGGAAGGGCAGGAGCAATATAATGCTGGTTTTGATTTGGATCTTTTCAATAATAGAATCAGTTTAATTGTAGATGGCTATGTTAAAAATACTAATGATATGCTGGTTCCAATGTCTGTTCCCGTAACTTCCGGATATTCTGATGTTTACGTACCTTCGATCAATGCCGGTAAAATTCAAAATAAAGGTTTTGAAGTTACTTTATCTACTAAAAATATCATCAAAAATGATTTTAAGTGGTCTTCAGATGCTGTTTTTTCATATAATAAGAATAATGTAGTAAATATTAATAGTGATACTCCTATCATTACGGCAAGTGGAGGTTTTAATAGTGCCATAGGTCTCATTAAGGAGGGGTATCCTGTAAATGTTTTCTACGGATATATTACTGATGGTATATTTCAGAATCAAGATGAGGTAGATCGTCATGCCGTTCAGATGCCTGGATCAAATTCAGCTACCAGTACTGCACCAGGAGATATTAGATTTAAAGATCTTAATAATGACGGTGTTATCAATGATAAAGATCGTACAGTAATTGGAAATCCTAACCCAAAATTTACCTTCTCTTTAAACAATACCTTCAATTATAAGAATTTTGATTTAACTATATTCTTACAAGGAAGCTATGGTAATGATATTTTCAATGCCAACAGAATGTACACAGAGGCAATGTCTATTATTCAAAACCAAAGTACAGCAGTTCTAGGCAGATGGACAGGCGAGGGAACAAGTAACAATATTCCGAGAGCAATTTATGGTGATCCTAACCAGAACTCAAGAGTGAGTGACAGATATATAGAAGATGGTTCATACCTTAAAATTAAAAATATTAATCTAAGTTATACACTTCCAAAAGCCGTATTCGGACAAAATTTTAATTCTGTTAAAATATTTGTTTCGGCACAAAACCTTGTCACTTGGACGAAATATTCGGGTTTTGACCCCGAAGTTCCAGTAAATGGGATAGATAATGGGACTTATCCTATTACAAGAACAGTTTCTTTAGGTTTAAATATAGGATTTTAA
- a CDS encoding transcriptional regulator produces MKNSLQIEPQVYQELVDFYGQLFDMPPLSAKIYAYLAFDFERKGLCFDDLVETFCASKSSISASINFLLNAELIKSLNKIDERKRYFLINESFINIRFEEIVMRMKREIKILDQLSEFRRTQVNNTEYEKRYSLYKSLLEKNIANIQETLDKL; encoded by the coding sequence ATGAAAAATAGCCTACAAATAGAGCCTCAAGTATATCAAGAATTAGTAGATTTCTATGGTCAACTCTTTGATATGCCACCACTTTCTGCAAAAATTTACGCTTACCTTGCTTTCGACTTCGAAAGAAAAGGATTATGCTTTGATGATTTGGTAGAAACTTTCTGTGCGAGCAAAAGTTCAATATCTGCTAGCATTAATTTTTTGCTCAATGCAGAACTCATCAAATCACTCAATAAAATCGATGAAAGAAAGAGATATTTTCTCATCAACGAAAGCTTTATCAACATCAGATTCGAAGAAATTGTCATGCGCATGAAACGAGAAATCAAAATTTTAGACCAATTAAGTGAGTTTAGAAGAACTCAGGTCAATAATACCGAGTACGAAAAACGATACTCACTTTATAAATCCCTTTTAGAAAAAAACATTGCCAATATTCAGGAAACATTAGACAAATTATAA